In [Leptolyngbya] sp. PCC 7376, a genomic segment contains:
- a CDS encoding fatty acyl-AMP ligase has product MKTYSTIVDVLRDRAATTPDRLAYSFVSETPTNVTSLTYQQLETKVKAIAAHLQTKIQKGDRILLLFPYSDGLEFVASFYACSYAGAVAVTINPSKNADALDKLLERIEDSQAKAVVTTSEVINYFKGKLAKNPLKSVGVATKFSHLELVEMDKIPLDEATNWQDPEVTADDLAFFQYTSGSTGKPKGVMITQGNLLNNSETIRNAFEYNTESIMGTWLPVFHDMGLIGGIIQPLYTGFPSIMMSPVELIQRPRLWLETISHYKITTSGAPNFAYDLVARQVDPTQLENLDLSSWRLAFSGAETVRAATLKKFTEVFAPFGFKPEYFYPCYGMAEATLFITGGQATKVPNIQYLDPEALQENRAVPSAESELGIVSCGQPWLDDQVAIVNPETKTELEDGKVGEIWACGGGIGQGYWRRPEETAETFKQYLGDRGPFLRTGDLGFVKDGEVYITGRMKEVMILWGRYRYPQNIEATVEKCHPALRPSLGAAFSIEAENDERLVVVHEVERSHIRKLNVEEVVSAIRKAIYEEHSVEVYGIVLIRTATIPKTSSGKIQRRKCRQLYLDGEGLNVVGEWKLEVSESKGITELAGSL; this is encoded by the coding sequence CGATCGGATTTTATTGCTCTTTCCCTACAGTGATGGCTTGGAATTCGTAGCGAGTTTTTATGCCTGTTCCTATGCGGGTGCGGTAGCCGTCACAATCAATCCTAGTAAGAACGCCGATGCTCTCGATAAGTTATTAGAGAGGATCGAAGATTCCCAGGCGAAGGCAGTTGTCACAACTTCGGAAGTCATTAATTATTTCAAGGGTAAACTTGCCAAGAATCCTTTGAAAAGTGTGGGCGTTGCGACTAAATTCAGCCATCTTGAGTTGGTGGAAATGGATAAGATTCCCCTTGATGAAGCCACCAATTGGCAGGATCCTGAAGTGACAGCTGATGACCTCGCCTTTTTCCAGTACACCTCGGGTTCAACGGGTAAGCCTAAGGGTGTCATGATCACTCAGGGTAATCTCCTCAATAATTCTGAAACCATCCGTAATGCCTTTGAGTACAACACCGAAAGCATTATGGGCACTTGGTTGCCGGTGTTCCATGATATGGGTTTAATTGGTGGAATTATTCAGCCGTTGTACACGGGTTTTCCGTCGATCATGATGTCGCCAGTAGAGTTAATTCAGCGGCCTCGTTTATGGCTAGAAACTATTTCCCATTACAAAATCACCACCAGTGGCGCTCCGAATTTTGCCTATGATCTGGTGGCGCGACAGGTTGATCCGACCCAACTCGAAAATTTAGATCTGAGTTCTTGGCGATTGGCATTTTCTGGTGCAGAGACAGTGCGAGCTGCAACCCTTAAAAAATTCACCGAGGTATTTGCTCCCTTTGGATTTAAGCCAGAATATTTCTATCCTTGTTATGGCATGGCTGAGGCGACGTTATTTATCACAGGTGGCCAGGCGACAAAAGTGCCCAACATTCAATATCTTGACCCAGAGGCCTTACAAGAAAATCGGGCTGTTCCTAGCGCCGAAAGTGAGTTAGGCATCGTGAGTTGTGGTCAACCTTGGCTAGATGATCAGGTGGCGATCGTCAATCCTGAAACCAAAACAGAGCTAGAAGATGGCAAGGTTGGCGAAATTTGGGCTTGTGGCGGCGGCATTGGTCAGGGTTATTGGCGAAGACCCGAAGAAACAGCAGAAACCTTTAAGCAATATTTGGGCGATCGCGGGCCATTTTTGCGAACAGGGGATTTAGGCTTTGTGAAAGATGGCGAGGTATACATCACGGGTCGCATGAAGGAAGTCATGATCCTATGGGGCCGTTATCGTTATCCCCAAAACATTGAAGCCACCGTCGAAAAATGTCACCCAGCATTGCGACCATCTTTGGGGGCGGCGTTTTCCATTGAGGCCGAAAATGATGAACGTTTAGTTGTGGTTCATGAAGTTGAGCGGAGCCATATCCGTAAACTCAATGTGGAAGAAGTTGTCAGCGCGATTCGTAAGGCAATTTATGAAGAACATTCCGTCGAAGTTTATGGCATCGTTCTTATTAGAACCGCCACGATTCCGAAGACCAGTAGCGGTAAAATTCAGCGTCGCAAATGTCGTCAACTTTATCTCGATGGTGAAGGTCTAAATGTTGTGGGTGAATGGAAATTAGAGGTTTCTGAAAGCAAAGGTATTACCGAATTAGCTGGTAGTCTCTAG
- a CDS encoding glycosyltransferase, which translates to MKVVIISATFLPSHDGVSITLYERIKQLSVAGHEALCFVSSYQEIASIYPKWSDYIGDLFPNIKIISLASEEWMDVPQERNPKRSTLKMMEEAIAQFKPDVIEIEEPERLWTTLFSLPGLKYAQQNNIPYIGCYRTNFIDYIPDYVPGFLVGIAKTAALFLTKWLYNQCSITLVGSRFIEQKLQAWGINNVDYAKVIGPPVIKNPELLKQADFFAQNYNLPDVDQNIKILFLGRLSPDKNWDFTLQHLAKLKQQNITQKFTILVAGRGELDEAIATHPFMKELPTKILGEVAHDQVPNLLANVDFHVTASLKETFGRTVQESLYVGTPILAPDCDWTRNLIEPNQNGILFDPNSGEDFIQKLASLIENEGDRQQLRKNILANHSEKNDPSYIWIEYLQRQIDQAQTQ; encoded by the coding sequence ATGAAAGTTGTTATTATTTCGGCCACGTTTTTGCCGTCCCATGATGGGGTTAGCATTACGCTTTACGAACGAATTAAGCAGTTATCGGTTGCGGGTCATGAAGCACTTTGTTTTGTGTCTAGCTATCAAGAAATAGCGTCAATTTATCCCAAGTGGTCAGATTATATTGGTGATCTTTTTCCCAATATCAAAATTATTTCTTTAGCGAGTGAGGAATGGATGGATGTGCCCCAAGAACGTAATCCTAAGCGCTCTACGCTGAAGATGATGGAGGAGGCGATCGCCCAATTCAAACCAGACGTAATCGAAATTGAAGAGCCAGAACGGTTATGGACAACGCTCTTTAGTTTACCGGGACTAAAATATGCGCAACAAAATAATATTCCCTATATCGGTTGCTATCGAACGAATTTTATTGATTACATCCCCGATTATGTACCGGGATTTTTGGTTGGAATTGCCAAGACAGCGGCTTTGTTTTTGACGAAATGGCTCTATAACCAATGTTCCATAACCCTTGTAGGTAGCCGTTTTATTGAACAAAAATTACAGGCTTGGGGCATTAATAATGTTGACTATGCCAAGGTCATTGGGCCACCAGTCATTAAAAATCCAGAGCTATTAAAACAAGCAGATTTTTTTGCCCAAAACTACAATCTTCCTGATGTTGATCAAAATATCAAAATCTTATTTTTAGGCCGCCTTTCTCCCGATAAGAATTGGGATTTTACGCTGCAACATCTGGCTAAGCTAAAACAACAAAATATAACTCAGAAATTCACGATTTTAGTTGCGGGTCGTGGGGAACTCGATGAGGCGATCGCCACCCATCCTTTCATGAAAGAACTCCCAACCAAAATTTTAGGAGAAGTTGCCCATGACCAAGTACCCAATTTGCTAGCCAATGTGGATTTCCATGTGACTGCATCTCTTAAGGAAACCTTTGGTCGGACAGTGCAAGAGTCCCTTTATGTAGGAACCCCAATTCTGGCACCGGATTGCGATTGGACTAGAAATCTCATCGAGCCTAACCAAAATGGGATTTTGTTTGATCCGAATAGTGGTGAGGACTTTATTCAGAAATTAGCCAGTTTGATTGAGAATGAGGGCGATCGCCAACAATTACGCAAAAACATCTTGGCAAATCATTCCGAGAAAAATGACCCTAGTTATATTTGGATTGAATATTTACAGCGGCAGATTGACCAAGCCCAAACCCAGTAA